From the genome of Streptomyces sp. NBC_01304:
GGGCAGTTGTGGGGCGCGGCCGAGCGCGTACGCGACCCAGGCGCCGACGAAGCAGAGCACGGCCACGACCAGGTCGTAGGCGAGCATGCCGCCGCTGAGCCCGGCCTCCACCTGCGCGCCGTCACCGAGGCCGAGGCTGCCGCCGAGGGCCCAGTAGAAGTGGAAGACGCCGAAGAGGAGGGACCAGGCGACGGCGCCCTTCGCGGCAGCGGCGGCGAGCGGGGTGGTGGCCGGGCGGACGGTGGTGGGGAGGGTCCGGGCGGTGGTGGGGCGCGTCTGTGAGGTCATGGCATGAGCATGTGGCAGGCGGCCGGGGCGGGTCCTCGTCCGGGGGTACCGACCGGGCCGGGCGGCCTCCCCCGCGCGGCGGAGGCCGTGGGAGGCGGGCGGCGGAGGCGGGTGGCGGAGGCCCTGGGCGGGTGTGCTGTCCCAGGGCCGACCACCGCGCTGCGCTAGTGCAGCGCGTCCACCCGCGCCCCGTCCCCGAGCCGTCCGGTCAGCTCGGCGCGTGCCCCCTTCTTCGCGCGTACGGCGAGCAGATTGCCCGTCGCCTTGCCCTGGACCCCGCCCGACGTGGCGAGCGACGTGATCTGGCGGCTGCCCGCCGCGACCACGTACCAGTTCCCTCCCCGCGACTTCCACAGGACGCCCGCGACCACGCGCGGATCGCGGACTCCGCAAGCGGGCGAGTCCTGCGCCTTCGCCGCGATCGCCCCGGTCGCCTTCCCCGGCGCCTGGAACTGGGCGAGCACCCGGCTGCCGGAGCCCTGCCAGGTCTCGGCCCGGGTGCAGACCCAGGTGGCCGTGCCGTTGGCCTCGGGGAGGCGCTGGTTCGCGTACGCCCAGGAGTTCACGGACCGCACGCCGTGTGCCCGTACGGCCGGCAGCAGACAGGCCGTACGCGCCCAACTCGCCCTCGCCGGGCCCCCGGTGACCTCGCGCGGCGCCTCGGGGCGGCCCGCGGTCAGATGCGCGGGGGCGAGCTCGCCGAGGTCGGCCATGAGCCGGGTGGTGGCGGTGTCGCGGAGCTCCAGGGCCTTCCAGGTGCGGCAGTCGCGGGCCTGGGCGGGACTGGCGAACGGGTCGGTGACCCCGTCGGCCGAGCGGTGCAGGGCGACCGGCTCGGCGTCCGGCTTGAGAAGGTCGCGCACGGTCGCGCCCTGCACCCAAGGGGCCGTCAGATAGCGGACGTTGCCGTCGGTACGGCCCACCACCAGGGCCCCGGATCCGGCCGGGTCGGCGCCGTCCACGCGGGCGAAGTCGAGGGCGGCGCCGCTGGTGCCCTCCTTGGGCTCGGCGTACCGCACGATGCGCAGGCCGTCGTAGAGGAGGACCACGCGGGCCTGGTCGACCTCGCCCGCGTAGAGGAGCCGGGCCGGTCCGGGCGGGGCGCCCGCCGGGGTGCCCGGGGTCGCGGAGACCTGGACGGACTCGCCGGGCCGGGCCCAGACCGCGAGGGCGCGGCGCAGCAGCTCCTGGTCGCCGGTGAGGGCGCCGCGGGCGGGCCAGACGGAGAAGTCGGTACGGGCCGAGCGGCGCCAGTCCTGCGGGCCGGCCTTCGCCAACTGGCCGGGGTCCAGGGCCGCTTCGGCCGCCGGGTTCTTGGCGTAGGCGGGGGCGGCCGCGCCGTCCGGGCCCCAGCCGTCACCGGGCAGCCCGAGCAGCGCGCCGCACACGAGGGCGGCGGCGGCCGCGGCGAGGGCGGCCTTGGCGTGCTGGCGGCGGCGCATCAGGTCCGGGGGGCGGGCCTGCAGCGAGCACGGGTCGAACTCGGGGGAGTCGAGCAGGGCGTACATCGCCTCTACGCCGTCCGCCTCGGCGAGCGCGGCGTGCGGGTCCTCGACCCCGGCGGCCTCCAGGACCTTGCGTACGTCGGCGTCGGGGAGCCGCTCCAGGCCGCGCAGCACGTACGCGGCGCGGGCCGGCCCGCTGAGCGCGGAAAGCCGCTGGTCCAGGGCGAGTTCATCGGCGCCGCCCGAGCGGGGGAAGAGCCGCAGCCCCCACACCTGGGGGAGCAGCGGCGGCAACTGGGCCCGCTTGGGCCAGGCCTTGCGCTGCAGCGGGAGGCCGGCCTCCAGGGCGCTGCGCAGCACGCGCATGCGCACGTACGCGTACCCGGGGTCGGCCTGCCGCTGGCCGCGGGGGGCGGGGACGGCCGTGACCTCGCCGGGGGTGCGGCCCCTCGGCAGGGCGCGCTGGGTGAGCGAGTGAGCGGTCAGCACCCTGCGGTTGCGGCCCAGGGAGGGCGGCAGGACCAGGTAGCCGATCCGCACGAGTCGGGGGTAGTGCTCGACGATGGCGGCTTCGGCCTGCTCCAAGTCGACTGCGGGGCCCACGGGGTTGGGCTCGGGGCGAGTGGCTACGTCCGGTGAACTCACATTCAGCAGAACGAGCGAATCGTCGGATGGTCACCCAAGTGATTTCTTCCCCGCCCCGCCCCTTCCCGAAAGTCCTCAAACGCCGGACGGGCTGATAAATCAGCCCGTCCGGCGTTTGAGGACAGTCTTTGAAGCCGTCCGCAGGACTTTCGGGAAGGGGCGGGGCGGGGAAGAGAAAGACCTCAGCCCAGAACCCACCCGCTGAACTCCACCGTCCCCCGAGCCCCGCTCCCCCCATGCGTCGCCGACATGAACAGCCCCACGTCCTGCGACGCCGCGGCCCCCACGAGCGGCACGGTCGCGACCGTCTGCCAAGAAGCCCCGCCATCGACGGAGCACGAGCCCGTCACGGACGCCCCCGCCCGCGAAAGCCGAAGCAGCACCGGCGCCTTGACCCCGGTGATCCGCTTGTACGTGTCGAGCGTCCCGTCCCCGTTCGTGTCGTACGAAAGGACCACTCCGTTCGCCGGAGTCACGGACAGATTCACAAAGCCCTGAGACCCGGCGGTGGCAAGGGAGTTGCGCGCGATGATCCCGGCCCGGGCCCAGGGCCCGGTGACCGCCTGGGCGTCGACCTTCACCGTCACCGAGACGCCGTCCCGCAGCCCGCCCTCGCGATAGGCCGCACCGAACTCCGTCGTGGCCCGCCACAGGTCCTGGCCCCCGCCGTTGATGGCGAGGCGCGGGCCGAGCTGCCCGAAGACGGCCCCGCTGTTCGTGTACGTCTTCCAGCCCGCGTCCAGCGGTCCGGCGACGTACAGGCTGTCCCGCAGCACCGTGGCGACGCGCTCCGCACCCGCGGGCCCGTACTGCGTGCGCAGCTCGTACGGGAGCTCCTTGAGCGGGCCGGTCAGCGGCTCGTCGGGGGCCTTGGCCTGCCAGGAGACGGTCCCGGCCCCGGCGGCGGGCACGGAGGGCAGGGATGCCTCGCCGGACGGTGACACGTCCAGGCCGGTCAGGGCGAAGTCCACGCGGCCCGTCGCGCGCAGCCCGTTGACGTTGGTGAAAGCGGCCGTCACGCGCGCGTGCCCGCCCGGCGGGAAGGCGGACGGCTCGGCGGCGACGGTGACCGTGCCCTGGTAGGGCGCGGCGGCGAGCACGTCGTGGGCGCGGCGCGCGGTGCGGTGGGCGTCGTTCACCGGCCGCAACGGGTACTCCTTGCGCTCCCGGGTCCAGGGCTCCTCGATGGCGTACCAGTCGAAGGTCCGCGGCTCCCGGCCGGCCGCGAGGGCGTCCTCCAGCTCTTCCAAGTAGGCCTTCCACTGCGGCAGATGGAAGTCGCCGACGAGGCCCTGCCAGTCGCGGTTGGCGTAGTTGGCGAGACGGCCGCCGTCCGCGGTGACCTTGTCGCCCCAGGTGGTGACGAGCACGCGCGCGGTGCGCTCCAGCTGCGCCGACTCCTCGGGCGAGGACGCCATCCGCTTGGCGTCGTCGAGCCAGGGGCCGAGCTGGAAGGCGCGGTGCGAGCCGGTGACGTCCTCGCTGAGCTGCATCAGCTTCAGCCACAGCGTGGCCATCGTCTTGAAGGCGGGCAGGTCCCCCCGGGCGTACGCCGCTTTCATCTGCGGCAGCAGCTGCCAGGAGCGGTTGGCCACGGCCTGCCGGGCGAGATCGGTGAGGTCGTGGCGGTACGCGTCCGAGCGGCGCAGCGGCTCGCGCACGCCGAGCAGCGCGGCGAAGGCCTTGTCGAAGCCGCCGGGCGAGAAGGCGGGGGTGTGCGTGGCGTAGACGGTGCCGGAGGCGGCGGTCAGGCTGGGCCGGGACGCGAAGATCGAGTCGTGCGGGCGGCCGTCCTTGCTGGTGATCTTGTACGCGGTGTCGCGCAGGGCCGCCATGGCGGCGCGGGCCTGACCGTCCCGGCCGCCGTACCGCAGATCCGCGTACTCCTCGAACCACTCCGTACGGTCAACTGCCTCGTTGCGCCAGGCCAGTTCGGAGAAGAGTTCCAGCGCGGCGGGGTCGCGCTCGGCGGCCTCCGGCATGTACGCGGTGCCCACCAGCGTGGACCCCGGCTTGTCGCGCCAGACCGTGAACCGCTCGGTCCACATGTGGGTCTTGGCGCCGATCGTGGTGCGGCCGCCGAAGTTGGGGATGGTGCCGAAGCAGTAGGGCACGCCGCCCCAGTCCTTCTCGCGGTCGGTGACCGTCTCCAGGTCGGACAGGCCGTCGACGACCAGGAGATGCTTCTTGTCGAGCGCGTCGATCAGGTCGCGGCGGGGGTTCTCCTGCCAGCCGAGGATCTCCCAGGTCGCGCCGGGGCGGGCGGTCCGCAGGGCCTTCTCCACGGCGCGGGCGGCATCCGGCACGGGCACGTCGCCGGGGTCGCCGCCCTCGTGCAGGAGGTCCATCTTGAAGTGGCCGATGGCGCCGAAGAGTTCGGCCTGGTGCCGGTAGAACGCGGCGGCGACCTGCCCGAAGGACTCGGTGCGCGGGTCCAGCCAGTCGGGTCTCTTCAGGCCCGACCAGGTGCCCTGCGGGACGGTCCGGGCCCCCGGATTGCGCGTGGCGAAGCCGTCCGGGACGGTCCCGAAGTAGCCGGGCAGCACCGGGTGCATGCCGAGCTCGCGCAGCCGGTCGGCGATCTTCCGGCCCAACTCGGCGCGCTTGGCGATCAGTTCGGGGCTGAGCGGCCCGCCGTACGCGCTCATGTTCTGCAGCAGCCACCACGGCTGGTGCGAGGGCGCGGGCAGCCAGGTGCGGGCCTCGGTGTCCGAGTAGCCGAAGTCCTGGAGCAGCCGGTGGTACGTGGCCTCCTGGCCGGCCGTGACCAGGACCTCGTTCACGCCGTGCAGGGCGAGTACGTCGATGAGGCGTTCCCAGCGTGCCCAGTCGGCGTACGGTGCCGTGTAGCCGTCGTGCGTGTCGTTGAAGGCGAAGCGGTGCGGGACGGTCGCGGTGCGCTCGATCGCCTTGCCGGGCTTCAAAAGCCGCTTGGGCAGGTCGAGTTGGGTGCCCGACCAGGAGATGTGCGCCCCGCAGACGTACTTCAGGTACCAGTGGACGCCGGTCAGGATCGTGGCGGGCCCGGTGCCGGCGACCGTGATGCGGCCGGTGGACCCGGTGACCCGGAAGCGCTCCTTGCCGCCGTCGAGGGCGGTGAGCGTGAACTGCCCCGCGTGATCGGGGAGCAGCCTGTTGAGCGCGCGGCGCGCGGGATCCGTATCGAAGGCGGGGGCCATCGGGGCTCCTTCGGCGGCGAATGAAGGGGTGGTCGTCCCCAGGGCGGTCCCGAGGCCGAGGGCACCGGCGGTGCCCAGGACTCTGCGTCGCGACGGATCAGACATGCGGGTGCCCCCCTGTGTCGGCTGGTGCGGCGCACGCTAACTGGAGAGGCCGTCAGGTCTCAATGGTGCCTACGGAGCTGGCGCGTTCGTGTCGGCCCCGTGGGAACGAAGGAGAACGATGAGGCTCAGGTACTCGGGAGTTGCCCTCGGGACGGCGGCGCTGCTGGCCCTCGTGTCCTGCGGGACGCCGGACGGCGGCACACCGGACGACGGCGTGCCGGACACGGCCGGCGGCAGCCTGGAGCAGCTGGCCGCCAAGGTCGCGTGCGAGCCCAACATCCAGACGGACGCGGACGAGCTGCGCCAGGCGAACTGCACCACGGCTGCCGGACGTTTCGTCCTGGCCACCTTCCGCACGACCAGGGGCCAGCGCGAGTGGCTGGACGAGGCGAACGACTACGGCGGCACGTACCTCGTCGGCGTCGGTGCCCGCTGGGTGGCGGTCGGCGACGAGAAGGTGGTCATGGCGCTGCGCGGCCAGCTCGGTGGCGACGTGGAGCACTCCTCGCACCACATGGGCAGTGGTGGGGGGAACGAGGAGGAAGACCACTCCGGCCACCACGCGAGCTGACCGCGCAGGTTCAGGGGGTTCTCTTCGGCTCAGCGGCAACGGTCGCCGCGGTTGATGCAGGACACCATCCGGTTCATGAGCCTCGCATCGAAGACATTGATGAAGTCACCGTGGTCCGTGACCGGCTTGTGCAGCTGCTCGGGGAACGAGTCGAGCGCGAAGTTCGGCTCCGCGTCCACGT
Proteins encoded in this window:
- a CDS encoding DUF3995 domain-containing protein, producing the protein MTSQTRPTTARTLPTTVRPATTPLAAAAAKGAVAWSLLFGVFHFYWALGGSLGLGDGAQVEAGLSGGMLAYDLVVAVLCFVGAWVAYALGRAPQLPLPRWMFLTMAWTAALALVARGGIGVVDDILRSTDVLAGGLSGMPVEDVYGEPHPSSYTMWSMRVVDGFFVLGGLLFATALRGYLRKTATS
- a CDS encoding alpha-N-acetylglucosaminidase — encoded protein: MSDPSRRRVLGTAGALGLGTALGTTTPSFAAEGAPMAPAFDTDPARRALNRLLPDHAGQFTLTALDGGKERFRVTGSTGRITVAGTGPATILTGVHWYLKYVCGAHISWSGTQLDLPKRLLKPGKAIERTATVPHRFAFNDTHDGYTAPYADWARWERLIDVLALHGVNEVLVTAGQEATYHRLLQDFGYSDTEARTWLPAPSHQPWWLLQNMSAYGGPLSPELIAKRAELGRKIADRLRELGMHPVLPGYFGTVPDGFATRNPGARTVPQGTWSGLKRPDWLDPRTESFGQVAAAFYRHQAELFGAIGHFKMDLLHEGGDPGDVPVPDAARAVEKALRTARPGATWEILGWQENPRRDLIDALDKKHLLVVDGLSDLETVTDREKDWGGVPYCFGTIPNFGGRTTIGAKTHMWTERFTVWRDKPGSTLVGTAYMPEAAERDPAALELFSELAWRNEAVDRTEWFEEYADLRYGGRDGQARAAMAALRDTAYKITSKDGRPHDSIFASRPSLTAASGTVYATHTPAFSPGGFDKAFAALLGVREPLRRSDAYRHDLTDLARQAVANRSWQLLPQMKAAYARGDLPAFKTMATLWLKLMQLSEDVTGSHRAFQLGPWLDDAKRMASSPEESAQLERTARVLVTTWGDKVTADGGRLANYANRDWQGLVGDFHLPQWKAYLEELEDALAAGREPRTFDWYAIEEPWTRERKEYPLRPVNDAHRTARRAHDVLAAAPYQGTVTVAAEPSAFPPGGHARVTAAFTNVNGLRATGRVDFALTGLDVSPSGEASLPSVPAAGAGTVSWQAKAPDEPLTGPLKELPYELRTQYGPAGAERVATVLRDSLYVAGPLDAGWKTYTNSGAVFGQLGPRLAINGGGQDLWRATTEFGAAYREGGLRDGVSVTVKVDAQAVTGPWARAGIIARNSLATAGSQGFVNLSVTPANGVVLSYDTNGDGTLDTYKRITGVKAPVLLRLSRAGASVTGSCSVDGGASWQTVATVPLVGAAASQDVGLFMSATHGGSGARGTVEFSGWVLG